One Gemmatimonadota bacterium genomic window, CTTGCCCTTGCTGTTGAGCGACGCAATGAGGTGAAGGAGGAACGCGTAGTCACCATTCCTGGCAGGTGGGATACCGTAGCCGAAACGTCCGAACTCGTCGTTGGCAGGATCAAGGCCGTTGGACCAGGCCTTGGCGGAAAAAGGTGGATTGGCAACGGCAAAGTCGAAGGTCTTGAGGCGGTCGTTCTGGTTCTTGAAGTACGGAGCGGCCAGGGTGTTGCCTCGCCAGATTTCGGCGGTCTCGTGACCATGCAGGATCATGTTCATCCGCGCCAGCGCATAGGTGGCGTTGTCCATCTCTTGGCCATAGACGGTAATGCCATGCGGTGCTTCATCGGCGGCCCTGAGCAGGAGCGAACCTGAACCGCAGGTCGGGTCGTAGAGGGTCTGATCCTGCCGGGTATCCGGTCCGATGCCGATCACCTGGGCCATGATGCGTGAGACCTCGGCCGGCGTGTAGAACTGTCCCTTGCTCTTGCCGGATTCCGTGGCGAAGTGCATCATCAAATACTCGTAGGCGTCGCCGAGGAGATCATCCCCATCGGCCCGGTTCGCGCCAAAATCGAGACTGTCAAATATGGCGACGAGCCTGGAAAGCCTGTCCTGCATCTCCTTGCCGGACCCCAGCTTGTTTTCGTCGTTGAAATCCGCCTGATCGATGACGTCTCCAAGATCGTTCGCTTCCGCGAGCGTGGCGATCACCGTGTTTATCTTATCGCCGATCTCTTTATCGCCGACCAGCTTTACGATATCGGCGAAACTCCCGCCCTCGGGCACTTCGATGAGCATATTCGGATCTTTGGACGCCTTGTCAGAGACGTATTTCATGAACAGCAGCGTAAGGACATAATCCTTGTACTGAGAGGCATCCATGCCACCACGCAGTTCATCGCAGCTTTGCCAAAGAGAGGAATATAGTTGGGACTTCTTCAGGGCCATTGGTCAGTTTCAAGTATGGGTTGGACTTGGTGGACGATTGAGCACGAGATTGGGTAGAACGCACCCACGATTCAGCCTCAATCGATACTACGTGAGGTACGTAGCACGGACATGATTGAAGTATACTACTCCTCGGCCGAGGTAACTTAATTCGCCCTACAAAAGGACAAGCAGGTTCGTGTCTATGAGTACGCTATTCATTACGAAGCAGCCAGTTCCCGTATTTTCATTGCAGTCACCTGCCCGTCGCTGTCGCGTATTACTACGATTTTGTACGTTCTGTTGTTAGGTCTTAGTGGAACAAAGGCGGGGATATGAGCTGGATGAGGGATATCCCATTTACGGGCAAATCCTACTGTCACGTTCCACTGAGCGGTCGGTTCATCGTATTCGACCTCTTCTAACCCAATATGCGATATATTCTCTTCCGAGTATACATCGGCAACATGTTCCATGGCTGTCTTTACTGCTTGCTTGACGTTCATTGGTAACCTCACGATTCGATGAGCCAGAACAACATAACTCATTTAGTCGGTAGATTGACAGCCTGCCCGTAATCTTTCTTCACTCCATCCCGACCCCGACTCCGCGTCGACTCCGTTCCCGTTTCCGGTACCTGGCGTTAGGCGCCTCGAGTATCTGTTGCTGCTTTTCCGTCAGGTCTTCATACCAGTCCGGATCATAGTATTGAGCGTACCATGAAACAGAGTTGGGCGAGTACTTGTAGAAGAGGGTGCGGCGCTCGTCGCCGTGCCAGGGCATGGTGCCGTGGGTCAGCGCCTCGGTGAAGATCACGGCGGTGCCCGCCTTGCCGGTCACGGCGCGGATGAAGGGCTGATCGGTCTTCAGGTTGCGCCACTCGTCGGGGAACCGGAAGTTGCTTTTGTGACTGCCGGGCACGCAGCCGAAGCCGCCGTCGCCGGGGTTCACGTCCTTCAGGTTGTAGGCGACCACGGTCAGGCCACACCGGATTTCCTCATTTATACAGGTGTAGGAATACAGCGGGTCGAAGGGAATTGCCCCGCCGTGCAGGGTCGTGCCGATGGGCCCGTCGCCCTTCCGGATGATGTCGGCGTAATCGTGGTCAAGCCGGTACTTCGGTCCGACCAGTTGCTCCAGGTAAGGATCTATCCGCGGGTTGTCGATCAACGCCCGGTACGCGGGACCCCAGTCGAGCAGGGTGAAACCGAAACGGTGCGTGGTCGCGCCGGGTTCCATGGCCTCCTCGACCTTTTCGTCGAGGATGCGGTTCAATTCTGCGAGTCGTCCGGCGTCAAGGGCGTCCGGGACCTCGATGAAGCCCTGCAGGTCGAAGAGATACCGTTCATGGGGGGTCATGCGCTGTCCTTTTCCGGATCAGGGCTCGATCGTCGACCATTCCGTAACCTCGAAGCGTATCCGCTCCCGGCCCGTCAGTCGTCGTCCACCGCGTAGTCGTCACCGTAGTACTTGCTCGTGGTGCGGGTATGGAACTGAACCGCCGAGATGGGTTCGTACTTGGGCTCGCCCGTGTTGGGCAGCACCTCGAGCATCTCTTCCTCCCAGACGTAGACGGCCATGGGAATGCTGATGCGGGCGGTTTCGAAGAGACGGGCGTCCTGCGGCTTGCTGACCCGGTGGGTCGTGGACGGGAGGCGGTCGTTGGTGATCCGCTGCATGTAGTCGCCCGTGTTGATGATGATACTGCCTTCCGGGGGATTGAGGCGGATCCACTTCATGTTCTCCCGGTTCAGCACCTGCAGTCCGTCCACCCCGTGGGAGGGCAGGATGGTGAACAGGTCGACGTCCTCGTGTCCCAGCATGCGGCCGGCCCCGGATGCGTCGTCCTCCGCCGTGATGGGCGGGTAGTAGTTGAGCCGGAACCCGAAGTTCGTCCGGGTGAGTTTTTCGTCGTAAAGCGTCGGATCGCAGCCGAGGTAGGTCAGGATGCTCTGCATGAGGGGCAGGATAAGCTTTTCGTGATTCAGGATGACTTCCCGGAAGAACGGTTCGTATCCGCTGGCGGGCCAGAAATCCGCTTCCCGGTAATCCGGGTTCTCGCCCAGATTGAAGGCCCGCCGGCAGAAGACCCAGCCCTCGAC contains:
- a CDS encoding phytanoyl-CoA dioxygenase family protein produces the protein MTPHERYLFDLQGFIEVPDALDAGRLAELNRILDEKVEEAMEPGATTHRFGFTLLDWGPAYRALIDNPRIDPYLEQLVGPKYRLDHDYADIIRKGDGPIGTTLHGGAIPFDPLYSYTCINEEIRCGLTVVAYNLKDVNPGDGGFGCVPGSHKSNFRFPDEWRNLKTDQPFIRAVTGKAGTAVIFTEALTHGTMPWHGDERRTLFYKYSPNSVSWYAQYYDPDWYEDLTEKQQQILEAPNARYRKRERSRRGVGVGME